One genomic window of Danio rerio strain Tuebingen ecotype United States chromosome 24, GRCz12tu, whole genome shotgun sequence includes the following:
- the srcin1b gene encoding uncharacterized protein isoform X5: MLRGDDAEYQRRYHTLASSTRRLSNPDMEAFARLQKSSDMEHQRSKYPPQHAATLVNTNCARQQARTPRGAAGLQQQSLGEQVGGRVCYASAESLESMADAEMPLGFSRSNILRQSLPLARSPSQAKLRAPAVLFLQFGDETRRVHITHELTSMETLHALIVHMFPQKLTMGALRSPGTALLIKDEARNIFYELEDPRDIHDRCLIKIYCREAPMRDTHYSAQHTAHPVHHGHIANGDLRRELVYTSRESSPTRRLNTLPSSSPPSGSPSRSQSRLSYTGGRPSSYAGPHQSPQLHAYQHHGHPGGHAPQQTGHTHPGFCPSPSAILERRDVKPDEEISSSSKSVVLLKNEAIYADPYALVQDPRLSVASPQALAYRRGSVRSIAGYPAAALQCELEGALYRPGSAIYADPYATMGFRTLPPASPQKLSDGRDPYGSHPGRGSPGRHGFRKDGTVYIESPKNRPGGPPLEQICMLGGPGGDGGPVYGSTLPGNEETRERMEAMEKQIASLTGLVQSVLTRGPDSPEKAETASDCSAPEMSSPSAPLALMPPPPSAVSQPIAMSRSQMQLHLTDLQQHTAELRKQLTQLRQLQLQNQDSVQALLRQTESDLGMCLIEASRTQEDPLQRQRLLVEEERLRYLNEEELIIQQLHDLERSVEEMRTGAGLNHHLVTEQEIEQKSLELRRLGETVTDLKNQFPTLQSKMRVVLRVEVEAVKFLKEEPLRLEALLKRCRNITNTLTLLRRQVSEGVWRTPDDFSSSVSSSSDVDFSRSSDLDILTSPSLNLPDIAGALSGTATLSSSLGTNTANPALTSTSSIGVTTSLSNVLGASLSSGGIPGSTTLGNWLAGAGAADPIMPELDASAGLMKSSGLEDLPARRESDKGVSVEVRLAAERDWEEKRASLTQFSAQDINRLLEETQAELMKAIPDLDFAAKQITKPAVPPKPQLSSLPAPGSASSTPSLTPEHQPSKTPPKPPSKDGIPRRGSGELTVQRYRTEKPSKSPPPPPPRRSFPSGLGLTTNSSGEVITINKSVKSKLEKFENREEAEVPTQSQTPPIKLRRPSTSDGPRPSSTPPVIAASGMKEDVDEEEKIKAELEAFERAPVSVRVVSVDGTGQWINNSLWREPVGTPPGSAKLAQASAASRLRHLQQSSLERRSRKQQEDFPKLQPGQQQVKRGGLDEPQTI; the protein is encoded by the exons GCCCGGACTCCGCGCGGCGCTGCGGGGTTGCAACAGCAGTCTCTGGGCGAGCAGGTAGGAGGGCGAGTGTGTTACGCATCCGCCGAGAGTTTGGAAAGCATGGCGGACGCTGAGATGCCGCTGGGCTTCAGCCGCTCAAACATCCTCAGGCAGAGTCTTCCACTCGCACGGTCGCCCAGCCAGGCCAAACTACGAGCACCAG cgGTGTTGTTTTTGCAGTTTGGTGATGAGACGCGGCGCGTTCACATCACTCATGAGCTGACTAGTATGGAGACGCTCCACGCCCTGATCGTGCACATGTTCCCTCAAAAACTGACGATGGGTGCGCTGCGTTCTCCCGGTACAGCGCTGCTCATTAAAGACGAGGCACGCAACATCTTCTATGAGCTGGAGGACCCTCGTGATATCCACGACCGCTGTCTTATCAAGATCTACTGCAGAGAGGCTCCGATGCGAGACACGCACTACAGCGCACAACACACAGCACACCCCGTACACCACGGACACATCGCCAATGGGGACCTGCGG AGAGAGCTGGTTTACACCTCAAGGGAATCGTCTCCCACGCGCCGCTTAAACACACTCCCGTCTTCCTCTCCTCCGTCTGGTTCTCCATCACGCTCACAATCCCGTCTTTCTTACACCGGCGGACGCCCATCTTCTTACGCCGGTCCCCATCAGTCACCCCAGCTCCACGCCTACCAACACCATGGCCACCCTGGAGGCCACGCCCCTCAGCAGACAGGCCACACTCACCCTGGGTTTTGCCCCTCCCCAAGTGCCATTCTAGAACGCCGTGACGTAAAACCAGACGAGGAGATTTCATCGTCATCAAAAAGTGTGGTGTTGCTAAAAAACGAAGCGATATACGCGGATCCGTACGCTCTGGTTCAGGATCCACGGCTCAGTGTGGCCTCTCCTCAAGCTCTAGCGTACCGTCGGGGATCAGTGCGCTCTATCGCTGGCTATCCTGCCGCGGCTTTACAATGCGAGCTGGAGGGCGCCCTCTATAGGCCTGGAAGTGCAATATACGCAGATCCGTATGCTACCATGGGTTTCCGCACTCTGCCTCCTGCCTCACCTCAGAAACTGTCGGATGGCAGGGATCCATATGGGAGTCATCCAGGACGAGGGTCTCCTGGGAGACATGGGTTTCGGAAAGATGGCACTGTGTATATTGAGAGCCCCAAAAATCGTCCAGGAGGGCCTCCACTGGAGCAGATATGTATGCTAGGTGGCCCAGGAGGAGATGGGGGACCGGTGTATGGTTCAACTTTACCTGGTAATGAAGAGACCAG AGAGCGTATGGAGGCCATGGAGAAGCAGATTGCTAGTCTAACTGGACTAGTTCAGAGTGTTTTGACTCGTGGACCAGACAGCCC TGAAAAGGCAGAAACGGCAAGTGACTGCTCTGCTCCAGAGA TGTCTTCACCGTCTGCGCCTCTGGCCCTGATGCCTCCGCCTCCCTCTGCAGTCTCTCAGCCAATTGCGATGTCCCGTTCACAGATGCAGCTGCACCTCACAGACCTGCAGCAGCACACGGCTGAACTGCGCAAACAGCTCACTCAGCTCCGACAGCTACAG TTGCAGAATCAGGATTCAGTACAGGCATTACTGAGGCAAACCGAGTCAGATTTGGGCATGTGTCTGATCGAAGCATCCCGAACACAAGAGGATCCACTACAGCGCCAGCGTCTGCTGGTTGAAGAAGAGCGGCTTCGCTATTTGAACGAAGAAGAGCTGATTATACAACAGCTACA tgatctGGAGCGCTCTGTGGAGGAGATGAGGACGGGTGCAGGACTCAACCATCATCTGGTGACCGAACAGGAGATCGAGCAGAAGAGTCTGGAGCTCAGGAGACTGGGAGAAACAGTCACTGACCTCAAGA ATCAGTTCCCCACTCTGCAGAGTAAGATGCGAGTGGTGTTGAGGGTGGAGGTGGAAGCAGTGAAGTTTCTGAAAGAGGAGCCGCTCAGACTGGAGGCTCTGCTGAAACGCTGCAGAAACATCACCAATACGCTCACTCTACTACGAAG gcAGGTATCAGAGGGTGTTTGGAGGACTCCCGATGACTTCAGTAGCTCAGTTTCCAGCTCGAGTGACGTGGACTTCAGCAGGAGCTCTGATCTGGATATTCTCACCAGCCCGTCTCTCAATCTGCCCGACATAGCAGGCGCTTTATCAGGCACCGCCACACTTTCTTCCTCCCTGGGCACTAATACTGCAAATCCTGCTCTGACGAGTACCTCTAGTATAG gaGTCACCACAAGTCTATCAAATGTGCTTGGTGCCAGTTTGAGCAGCGGTGGGATTCCTGGCAGCACCACTCTGGGAAACTGGCTGGCAGGAGCTGGAGCCGCAGATCCCATCATGCCTGAACTTGATGCGTCTGCAGGCCTGATGAAAAGCAGTGGTCTGGAAGATCTGCCCGCACGCAGAGAATCTGACAAAGGAGTGTCCGTGGAGGTCCGGCTG gcTGCAGAGCGAGACTGGGAGGAGAAGAGAGCCAGTCTGACTCAGTTCAGCGCTCAGGACATCAACCGTCTGCTGGAGGAAACTCAAGCCGAGCTCATGAAGGCCATTCCAGACCTGGACTTTGCCGCAAAGCAGATCACCAAACCAGCCGTACCGCCAAAACCACAACTGTCCTCCCTACCAGCACCTGGTTCCGCGTCCTCCACTCCCAGTCTAACACCTGAACACCAGCCCAGCAAAACCCCTCCAAAACCACCCAGCAAAGACGGCATCCCGCGCAGGGGGTCAG GTGAATTGACGGTTCAACGGTATCGTACAGAGAAGCCATCCAaatctcctcctcctccacctccccGGCGAAGTTTCCCATCAGGTCTTGGGCTCACAACCAACAGCAGTGGAGAAGTAATCACCATAAACAAGAGTGTGAAGAGC AAGCTGGAGAAGTTTGAGAACAGAGAAGAAGCTGAAGTCCCGACTCAATCCCAGACGCCCCCCATCAAACTGAGACGACCTTCGACCTCTGATGGGCCACGACCCTCGTCCACACCTCCAGTCATCGCTGCGTCTGGGATGAAGGAGGATGTGGATGAGGAGGAGAAGATAAAGGCAGAGCTGGAG GCGTTTGAGAGAGCTCCAGTCAGTGTGCGGGTGGTCAGTGTGGACGGGACAGGACAGTGGATCAACAACTCTCTGTGGAGAGAG CCTGTAGGCACTCCTCCGGGCTCGGCAAAACTGGCACAAGCATCTGCCGCGTCCCGCCTGCGACACCTCCAGCAGAGCAGCCTGGAGCGCCGCAGCCGAAAacagcaggaggatttccccaAACTGCAGCCGGGCCAGCAGCAG
- the srcin1b gene encoding uncharacterized protein isoform X7 — protein sequence MLRGDDAEYQRRYHTLASSTRRLSNPDMEAFARLQKSSDMEHQRSKYPPQHAATLVNTNCARQQQPHYWSFKARTPRGAAGLQQQSLGEQVGGRVCYASAESLESMADAEMPLGFSRSNILRQSLPLARSPSQAKLRAPAVLFLQFGDETRRVHITHELTSMETLHALIVHMFPQKLTMGALRSPGTALLIKDEARNIFYELEDPRDIHDRCLIKIYCREAPMRDTHYSAQHTAHPVHHGHIANGDLRRELVYTSRESSPTRRLNTLPSSSPPSGSPSRSQSRLSYTGGRPSSYAGPHQSPQLHAYQHHGHPGGHAPQQTGHTHPGFCPSPSAILERRDVKPDEEISSSSKSVVLLKNEAIYADPYALVQDPRLSVASPQALAYRRGSVRSIAGYPAAALQCELEGALYRPGSAIYADPYATMGFRTLPPASPQKLSDGRDPYGSHPGRGSPGRHGFRKDGTVYIESPKNRPGGPPLEQICMLGGPGGDGGPVYGSTLPGNEETRERMEAMEKQIASLTGLVQSVLTRGPDSPEKAETASDCSAPETGRFRKQKVSSPSAPLALMPPPPSAVSQPIAMSRSQMQLHLTDLQQHTAELRKQLTQLRQLQLQNQDSVQALLRQTESDLGMCLIEASRTQEDPLQRQRLLVEEERLRYLNEEELIIQQLHDLERSVEEMRTGAGLNHHLVTEQEIEQKSLELRRLGETVTDLKNQFPTLQSKMRVVLRVEVEAVKFLKEEPLRLEALLKRCRNITNTLTLLRRQVSEGVWRTPDDFSSSVSSSSDVDFSRSSDLDILTSPSLNLPDIAGALSGTATLSSSLGTNTANPALTSTSSIGVTTSLSNVLGASLSSGGIPGSTTLGNWLAGAGAADPIMPELDASAGLMKSSGLEDLPARRESDKGVSVEVRLAAERDWEEKRASLTQFSAQDINRLLEETQAELMKAIPDLDFAAKQITKPAVPPKPQLSSLPAPGSASSTPSLTPEHQPSKTPPKPPSKDGIPRRGSGELTVQRYRTEKPSKSPPPPPPRRSFPSGLGLTTNSSGEVITINKSVKSKLEKFENREEAEVPTQSQTPPIKLRRPSTSDGPRPSSTPPVIAASGMKEDVDEEEKIKAELEPVGTPPGSAKLAQASAASRLRHLQQSSLERRSRKQQEDFPKLQPGQQQVKRGGLDEPQTI from the exons GCCCGGACTCCGCGCGGCGCTGCGGGGTTGCAACAGCAGTCTCTGGGCGAGCAGGTAGGAGGGCGAGTGTGTTACGCATCCGCCGAGAGTTTGGAAAGCATGGCGGACGCTGAGATGCCGCTGGGCTTCAGCCGCTCAAACATCCTCAGGCAGAGTCTTCCACTCGCACGGTCGCCCAGCCAGGCCAAACTACGAGCACCAG cgGTGTTGTTTTTGCAGTTTGGTGATGAGACGCGGCGCGTTCACATCACTCATGAGCTGACTAGTATGGAGACGCTCCACGCCCTGATCGTGCACATGTTCCCTCAAAAACTGACGATGGGTGCGCTGCGTTCTCCCGGTACAGCGCTGCTCATTAAAGACGAGGCACGCAACATCTTCTATGAGCTGGAGGACCCTCGTGATATCCACGACCGCTGTCTTATCAAGATCTACTGCAGAGAGGCTCCGATGCGAGACACGCACTACAGCGCACAACACACAGCACACCCCGTACACCACGGACACATCGCCAATGGGGACCTGCGG AGAGAGCTGGTTTACACCTCAAGGGAATCGTCTCCCACGCGCCGCTTAAACACACTCCCGTCTTCCTCTCCTCCGTCTGGTTCTCCATCACGCTCACAATCCCGTCTTTCTTACACCGGCGGACGCCCATCTTCTTACGCCGGTCCCCATCAGTCACCCCAGCTCCACGCCTACCAACACCATGGCCACCCTGGAGGCCACGCCCCTCAGCAGACAGGCCACACTCACCCTGGGTTTTGCCCCTCCCCAAGTGCCATTCTAGAACGCCGTGACGTAAAACCAGACGAGGAGATTTCATCGTCATCAAAAAGTGTGGTGTTGCTAAAAAACGAAGCGATATACGCGGATCCGTACGCTCTGGTTCAGGATCCACGGCTCAGTGTGGCCTCTCCTCAAGCTCTAGCGTACCGTCGGGGATCAGTGCGCTCTATCGCTGGCTATCCTGCCGCGGCTTTACAATGCGAGCTGGAGGGCGCCCTCTATAGGCCTGGAAGTGCAATATACGCAGATCCGTATGCTACCATGGGTTTCCGCACTCTGCCTCCTGCCTCACCTCAGAAACTGTCGGATGGCAGGGATCCATATGGGAGTCATCCAGGACGAGGGTCTCCTGGGAGACATGGGTTTCGGAAAGATGGCACTGTGTATATTGAGAGCCCCAAAAATCGTCCAGGAGGGCCTCCACTGGAGCAGATATGTATGCTAGGTGGCCCAGGAGGAGATGGGGGACCGGTGTATGGTTCAACTTTACCTGGTAATGAAGAGACCAG AGAGCGTATGGAGGCCATGGAGAAGCAGATTGCTAGTCTAACTGGACTAGTTCAGAGTGTTTTGACTCGTGGACCAGACAGCCC TGAAAAGGCAGAAACGGCAAGTGACTGCTCTGCTCCAGAGA CTGGAAGGTTTAGAAAGCAAAAAG TGTCTTCACCGTCTGCGCCTCTGGCCCTGATGCCTCCGCCTCCCTCTGCAGTCTCTCAGCCAATTGCGATGTCCCGTTCACAGATGCAGCTGCACCTCACAGACCTGCAGCAGCACACGGCTGAACTGCGCAAACAGCTCACTCAGCTCCGACAGCTACAG TTGCAGAATCAGGATTCAGTACAGGCATTACTGAGGCAAACCGAGTCAGATTTGGGCATGTGTCTGATCGAAGCATCCCGAACACAAGAGGATCCACTACAGCGCCAGCGTCTGCTGGTTGAAGAAGAGCGGCTTCGCTATTTGAACGAAGAAGAGCTGATTATACAACAGCTACA tgatctGGAGCGCTCTGTGGAGGAGATGAGGACGGGTGCAGGACTCAACCATCATCTGGTGACCGAACAGGAGATCGAGCAGAAGAGTCTGGAGCTCAGGAGACTGGGAGAAACAGTCACTGACCTCAAGA ATCAGTTCCCCACTCTGCAGAGTAAGATGCGAGTGGTGTTGAGGGTGGAGGTGGAAGCAGTGAAGTTTCTGAAAGAGGAGCCGCTCAGACTGGAGGCTCTGCTGAAACGCTGCAGAAACATCACCAATACGCTCACTCTACTACGAAG gcAGGTATCAGAGGGTGTTTGGAGGACTCCCGATGACTTCAGTAGCTCAGTTTCCAGCTCGAGTGACGTGGACTTCAGCAGGAGCTCTGATCTGGATATTCTCACCAGCCCGTCTCTCAATCTGCCCGACATAGCAGGCGCTTTATCAGGCACCGCCACACTTTCTTCCTCCCTGGGCACTAATACTGCAAATCCTGCTCTGACGAGTACCTCTAGTATAG gaGTCACCACAAGTCTATCAAATGTGCTTGGTGCCAGTTTGAGCAGCGGTGGGATTCCTGGCAGCACCACTCTGGGAAACTGGCTGGCAGGAGCTGGAGCCGCAGATCCCATCATGCCTGAACTTGATGCGTCTGCAGGCCTGATGAAAAGCAGTGGTCTGGAAGATCTGCCCGCACGCAGAGAATCTGACAAAGGAGTGTCCGTGGAGGTCCGGCTG gcTGCAGAGCGAGACTGGGAGGAGAAGAGAGCCAGTCTGACTCAGTTCAGCGCTCAGGACATCAACCGTCTGCTGGAGGAAACTCAAGCCGAGCTCATGAAGGCCATTCCAGACCTGGACTTTGCCGCAAAGCAGATCACCAAACCAGCCGTACCGCCAAAACCACAACTGTCCTCCCTACCAGCACCTGGTTCCGCGTCCTCCACTCCCAGTCTAACACCTGAACACCAGCCCAGCAAAACCCCTCCAAAACCACCCAGCAAAGACGGCATCCCGCGCAGGGGGTCAG GTGAATTGACGGTTCAACGGTATCGTACAGAGAAGCCATCCAaatctcctcctcctccacctccccGGCGAAGTTTCCCATCAGGTCTTGGGCTCACAACCAACAGCAGTGGAGAAGTAATCACCATAAACAAGAGTGTGAAGAGC AAGCTGGAGAAGTTTGAGAACAGAGAAGAAGCTGAAGTCCCGACTCAATCCCAGACGCCCCCCATCAAACTGAGACGACCTTCGACCTCTGATGGGCCACGACCCTCGTCCACACCTCCAGTCATCGCTGCGTCTGGGATGAAGGAGGATGTGGATGAGGAGGAGAAGATAAAGGCAGAGCTGGAG CCTGTAGGCACTCCTCCGGGCTCGGCAAAACTGGCACAAGCATCTGCCGCGTCCCGCCTGCGACACCTCCAGCAGAGCAGCCTGGAGCGCCGCAGCCGAAAacagcaggaggatttccccaAACTGCAGCCGGGCCAGCAGCAG
- the srcin1b gene encoding uncharacterized protein isoform X13 codes for MLRGDDAEYQRRYHTLASSTRRLSNPDMEAFARLQKSSDMEHQRSKYPPQHAATLVNTNCARQQQPHYWSFKARTPRGAAGLQQQSLGEQVGGRVCYASAESLESMADAEMPLGFSRSNILRQSLPLARSPSQAKLRAPAVLFLQFGDETRRVHITHELTSMETLHALIVHMFPQKLTMGALRSPGTALLIKDEARNIFYELEDPRDIHDRCLIKIYCREAPMRDTHYSAQHTAHPVHHGHIANGDLRRELVYTSRESSPTRRLNTLPSSSPPSGSPSRSQSRLSYTGGRPSSYAGPHQSPQLHAYQHHGHPGGHAPQQTGHTHPGFCPSPSAILERRDVKPDEEISSSSKSVVLLKNEAIYADPYALVQDPRLSVASPQALAYRRGSVRSIAGYPAAALQCELEGALYRPGSAIYADPYATMGFRTLPPASPQKLSDGRDPYGSHPGRGSPGRHGFRKDGTVYIESPKNRPGGPPLEQICMLGGPGGDGGPVYGSTLPGNEETRERMEAMEKQIASLTGLVQSVLTRGPDSPSYSEKAETASDCSAPEMSSPSAPLALMPPPPSAVSQPIAMSRSQMQLHLTDLQQHTAELRKQLTQLRQLQLQNQDSVQALLRQTESDLGMCLIEASRTQEDPLQRQRLLVEEERLRYLNEEELIIQQLHDLERSVEEMRTGAGLNHHLVTEQEIEQKSLELRRLGETVTDLKNQFPTLQSKMRVVLRVEVEAVKFLKEEPLRLEALLKRCRNITNTLTLLRRQVSEGVWRTPDDFSSSVSSSSDVDFSRSSDLDILTSPSLNLPDIAGALSGTATLSSSLGTNTANPALTSTSSIGVTTSLSNVLGASLSSGGIPGSTTLGNWLAGAGAADPIMPELDASAGLMKSSGLEDLPARRESDKGVSVEVRLAAERDWEEKRASLTQFSAQDINRLLEETQAELMKAIPDLDFAAKQITKPAVPPKPQLSSLPAPGSASSTPSLTPEHQPSKTPPKPPSKDGIPRRGSGELTVQRYRTEKPSKSPPPPPPRRSFPSGLGLTTNSSGEVITINKSVKSKLEKFENREEAEVPTQSQTPPIKLRRPSTSDGPRPSSTPPVIAASGMKEDVDEEEKIKAELEPVGTPPGSAKLAQASAASRLRHLQQSSLERRSRKQQEDFPKLQPGQQQVFHF; via the exons GCCCGGACTCCGCGCGGCGCTGCGGGGTTGCAACAGCAGTCTCTGGGCGAGCAGGTAGGAGGGCGAGTGTGTTACGCATCCGCCGAGAGTTTGGAAAGCATGGCGGACGCTGAGATGCCGCTGGGCTTCAGCCGCTCAAACATCCTCAGGCAGAGTCTTCCACTCGCACGGTCGCCCAGCCAGGCCAAACTACGAGCACCAG cgGTGTTGTTTTTGCAGTTTGGTGATGAGACGCGGCGCGTTCACATCACTCATGAGCTGACTAGTATGGAGACGCTCCACGCCCTGATCGTGCACATGTTCCCTCAAAAACTGACGATGGGTGCGCTGCGTTCTCCCGGTACAGCGCTGCTCATTAAAGACGAGGCACGCAACATCTTCTATGAGCTGGAGGACCCTCGTGATATCCACGACCGCTGTCTTATCAAGATCTACTGCAGAGAGGCTCCGATGCGAGACACGCACTACAGCGCACAACACACAGCACACCCCGTACACCACGGACACATCGCCAATGGGGACCTGCGG AGAGAGCTGGTTTACACCTCAAGGGAATCGTCTCCCACGCGCCGCTTAAACACACTCCCGTCTTCCTCTCCTCCGTCTGGTTCTCCATCACGCTCACAATCCCGTCTTTCTTACACCGGCGGACGCCCATCTTCTTACGCCGGTCCCCATCAGTCACCCCAGCTCCACGCCTACCAACACCATGGCCACCCTGGAGGCCACGCCCCTCAGCAGACAGGCCACACTCACCCTGGGTTTTGCCCCTCCCCAAGTGCCATTCTAGAACGCCGTGACGTAAAACCAGACGAGGAGATTTCATCGTCATCAAAAAGTGTGGTGTTGCTAAAAAACGAAGCGATATACGCGGATCCGTACGCTCTGGTTCAGGATCCACGGCTCAGTGTGGCCTCTCCTCAAGCTCTAGCGTACCGTCGGGGATCAGTGCGCTCTATCGCTGGCTATCCTGCCGCGGCTTTACAATGCGAGCTGGAGGGCGCCCTCTATAGGCCTGGAAGTGCAATATACGCAGATCCGTATGCTACCATGGGTTTCCGCACTCTGCCTCCTGCCTCACCTCAGAAACTGTCGGATGGCAGGGATCCATATGGGAGTCATCCAGGACGAGGGTCTCCTGGGAGACATGGGTTTCGGAAAGATGGCACTGTGTATATTGAGAGCCCCAAAAATCGTCCAGGAGGGCCTCCACTGGAGCAGATATGTATGCTAGGTGGCCCAGGAGGAGATGGGGGACCGGTGTATGGTTCAACTTTACCTGGTAATGAAGAGACCAG AGAGCGTATGGAGGCCATGGAGAAGCAGATTGCTAGTCTAACTGGACTAGTTCAGAGTGTTTTGACTCGTGGACCAGACAGCCC GTCTTACAGTGAAAAGGCAGAAACGGCAAGTGACTGCTCTGCTCCAGAGA TGTCTTCACCGTCTGCGCCTCTGGCCCTGATGCCTCCGCCTCCCTCTGCAGTCTCTCAGCCAATTGCGATGTCCCGTTCACAGATGCAGCTGCACCTCACAGACCTGCAGCAGCACACGGCTGAACTGCGCAAACAGCTCACTCAGCTCCGACAGCTACAG TTGCAGAATCAGGATTCAGTACAGGCATTACTGAGGCAAACCGAGTCAGATTTGGGCATGTGTCTGATCGAAGCATCCCGAACACAAGAGGATCCACTACAGCGCCAGCGTCTGCTGGTTGAAGAAGAGCGGCTTCGCTATTTGAACGAAGAAGAGCTGATTATACAACAGCTACA tgatctGGAGCGCTCTGTGGAGGAGATGAGGACGGGTGCAGGACTCAACCATCATCTGGTGACCGAACAGGAGATCGAGCAGAAGAGTCTGGAGCTCAGGAGACTGGGAGAAACAGTCACTGACCTCAAGA ATCAGTTCCCCACTCTGCAGAGTAAGATGCGAGTGGTGTTGAGGGTGGAGGTGGAAGCAGTGAAGTTTCTGAAAGAGGAGCCGCTCAGACTGGAGGCTCTGCTGAAACGCTGCAGAAACATCACCAATACGCTCACTCTACTACGAAG gcAGGTATCAGAGGGTGTTTGGAGGACTCCCGATGACTTCAGTAGCTCAGTTTCCAGCTCGAGTGACGTGGACTTCAGCAGGAGCTCTGATCTGGATATTCTCACCAGCCCGTCTCTCAATCTGCCCGACATAGCAGGCGCTTTATCAGGCACCGCCACACTTTCTTCCTCCCTGGGCACTAATACTGCAAATCCTGCTCTGACGAGTACCTCTAGTATAG gaGTCACCACAAGTCTATCAAATGTGCTTGGTGCCAGTTTGAGCAGCGGTGGGATTCCTGGCAGCACCACTCTGGGAAACTGGCTGGCAGGAGCTGGAGCCGCAGATCCCATCATGCCTGAACTTGATGCGTCTGCAGGCCTGATGAAAAGCAGTGGTCTGGAAGATCTGCCCGCACGCAGAGAATCTGACAAAGGAGTGTCCGTGGAGGTCCGGCTG gcTGCAGAGCGAGACTGGGAGGAGAAGAGAGCCAGTCTGACTCAGTTCAGCGCTCAGGACATCAACCGTCTGCTGGAGGAAACTCAAGCCGAGCTCATGAAGGCCATTCCAGACCTGGACTTTGCCGCAAAGCAGATCACCAAACCAGCCGTACCGCCAAAACCACAACTGTCCTCCCTACCAGCACCTGGTTCCGCGTCCTCCACTCCCAGTCTAACACCTGAACACCAGCCCAGCAAAACCCCTCCAAAACCACCCAGCAAAGACGGCATCCCGCGCAGGGGGTCAG GTGAATTGACGGTTCAACGGTATCGTACAGAGAAGCCATCCAaatctcctcctcctccacctccccGGCGAAGTTTCCCATCAGGTCTTGGGCTCACAACCAACAGCAGTGGAGAAGTAATCACCATAAACAAGAGTGTGAAGAGC AAGCTGGAGAAGTTTGAGAACAGAGAAGAAGCTGAAGTCCCGACTCAATCCCAGACGCCCCCCATCAAACTGAGACGACCTTCGACCTCTGATGGGCCACGACCCTCGTCCACACCTCCAGTCATCGCTGCGTCTGGGATGAAGGAGGATGTGGATGAGGAGGAGAAGATAAAGGCAGAGCTGGAG CCTGTAGGCACTCCTCCGGGCTCGGCAAAACTGGCACAAGCATCTGCCGCGTCCCGCCTGCGACACCTCCAGCAGAGCAGCCTGGAGCGCCGCAGCCGAAAacagcaggaggatttccccaAACTGCAGCCGGGCCAGCAGCAGGTATTCCACTTCTAG